One window of Gavia stellata isolate bGavSte3 chromosome Z, bGavSte3.hap2, whole genome shotgun sequence genomic DNA carries:
- the LOC132320713 gene encoding uncharacterized protein LOC132320713 isoform X2, with product MELFRLSLGCICLLPWLEAEGQGFVIRNTRLEKCIHVSHHEANGISLTDCKVHSQQQQWSWDRATRTIISLPTKQCLSAHKTREYALVKLEPCGDWERQAWSCSKKGHLTLQSLGFHLSTKEGGHKVFVSREKDKFSRWKTLADETICAAAQTAAPRPSKPTQEAVDTWVWSYETKTIHSSKIDAVDRESSVGLTDPPLANKFNSTVSPVKTKQAYFPANEDVSHNHSKKHHGNRGKNAGARLAGTNWKTAMLVLSPLAFILGLIILTLNVHYNKKKKILSALKSSPANSSRADLREPSPLQRGSQPYLPPSRSPSLRRGEILIEWKDGTVTPLFDNANYQMD from the exons ATGGAGCTTTTCAGGCTGAGCCTAGGCTGTATTTGCCTCCTTCCTTGGCTTGAGG CAGAGGGACAAGGCTTCGTCATAAGGAACACCCGTCTGGAAAAGTGCATTCACGTCTCCCACCACGAGGCCAACGGCATCAGCCTGACTGACTGCAAAGTGcactcccagcagcagcagtggagcTGGGACCGTGCCACCAGGACCATCATCAGCCTTCCAACGAAGCAGTGCTTGTCGGCCCACAAGACACGGGAGTATGCCCTGGTCAAGCTGGAGCCCTGCGGGGACTGGGAACGCCAAGCGTGGTCCTGCAGCAAGAAGGGACACTTGACTCTGCAGAGCTTGGGCTTCCACCTCAGCACCAAGGAAGGAGGCCACAAGGTCTTTGTTTCAAGGGAGAAGGACAAATTCAGCAGGTGGAAGACTTTAGCGGATGAAACCATCTGTGCCGCTGCCCAGACAGCAGCTCCGAGGCCCAGCAAACCAACGCAAGAAGCTGTAGACACGTGGGTGTGGAGCTATGAAA CTAAAACCATCCATTCATCAAAGATTGATGCTGTGGACAGAGAATCTTCTGTGGGCTTGACTGACCCACCTCTGGCTAACAAATTTAACAGCACAGTGTCTCCAGTGAAGACTAAACAGGCATACTTCCCAGCAAACGAGG ATGTGTCCCACAATCACTCTAAAAAGCACCACGGAAATCGAGGCAAAAATGCTGGGGCCAGGCTTGCAG GCACCAACTGGAAGACGGCCATGCTGGTCCTCAGCCCCTTGGCATTCATACTGGGATTAATAATACTGACACTCAATGTTCATTACAACAA gaagaagaaaatcctcTCTGCTCTGAAGAGCTCTCCAGCCAACAGCAGCAGGGCTGACTTACGGGAGCCGTCTCCCTTACAAAGAGGTTCCCAGCCGTACCTTCCGCCATCTCGCTCCCCTTCCTTGAGGCGTGGAGAGATCCTCATTGAGTGGAAAGACGGGACTGTCACCCCTCTTTTTGATAATGCCAATTATCAAATGGACTAG
- the LOC132320713 gene encoding uncharacterized protein LOC132320713 isoform X1 yields the protein MELFRLSLGCICLLPWLEVAEGQGFVIRNTRLEKCIHVSHHEANGISLTDCKVHSQQQQWSWDRATRTIISLPTKQCLSAHKTREYALVKLEPCGDWERQAWSCSKKGHLTLQSLGFHLSTKEGGHKVFVSREKDKFSRWKTLADETICAAAQTAAPRPSKPTQEAVDTWVWSYETKTIHSSKIDAVDRESSVGLTDPPLANKFNSTVSPVKTKQAYFPANEDVSHNHSKKHHGNRGKNAGARLAGTNWKTAMLVLSPLAFILGLIILTLNVHYNKKKKILSALKSSPANSSRADLREPSPLQRGSQPYLPPSRSPSLRRGEILIEWKDGTVTPLFDNANYQMD from the exons ATGGAGCTTTTCAGGCTGAGCCTAGGCTGTATTTGCCTCCTTCCTTGGCTTGAGG TAGCAGAGGGACAAGGCTTCGTCATAAGGAACACCCGTCTGGAAAAGTGCATTCACGTCTCCCACCACGAGGCCAACGGCATCAGCCTGACTGACTGCAAAGTGcactcccagcagcagcagtggagcTGGGACCGTGCCACCAGGACCATCATCAGCCTTCCAACGAAGCAGTGCTTGTCGGCCCACAAGACACGGGAGTATGCCCTGGTCAAGCTGGAGCCCTGCGGGGACTGGGAACGCCAAGCGTGGTCCTGCAGCAAGAAGGGACACTTGACTCTGCAGAGCTTGGGCTTCCACCTCAGCACCAAGGAAGGAGGCCACAAGGTCTTTGTTTCAAGGGAGAAGGACAAATTCAGCAGGTGGAAGACTTTAGCGGATGAAACCATCTGTGCCGCTGCCCAGACAGCAGCTCCGAGGCCCAGCAAACCAACGCAAGAAGCTGTAGACACGTGGGTGTGGAGCTATGAAA CTAAAACCATCCATTCATCAAAGATTGATGCTGTGGACAGAGAATCTTCTGTGGGCTTGACTGACCCACCTCTGGCTAACAAATTTAACAGCACAGTGTCTCCAGTGAAGACTAAACAGGCATACTTCCCAGCAAACGAGG ATGTGTCCCACAATCACTCTAAAAAGCACCACGGAAATCGAGGCAAAAATGCTGGGGCCAGGCTTGCAG GCACCAACTGGAAGACGGCCATGCTGGTCCTCAGCCCCTTGGCATTCATACTGGGATTAATAATACTGACACTCAATGTTCATTACAACAA gaagaagaaaatcctcTCTGCTCTGAAGAGCTCTCCAGCCAACAGCAGCAGGGCTGACTTACGGGAGCCGTCTCCCTTACAAAGAGGTTCCCAGCCGTACCTTCCGCCATCTCGCTCCCCTTCCTTGAGGCGTGGAGAGATCCTCATTGAGTGGAAAGACGGGACTGTCACCCCTCTTTTTGATAATGCCAATTATCAAATGGACTAG